A region of Acidimicrobiales bacterium DNA encodes the following proteins:
- a CDS encoding ATP-binding protein, with the protein EVFHEGEPAEMFLVLLDGQIQMLKRITGEDVVMNTTDHHGAYAGAIRAFVESADEKVYVNTLRTLTPVRFFRLRADDFAYVLKTWFPMAVHLLDGMFLGLTNVENIVGQREKLVALGSLSAGLAHELNNPAAAEVRAAQALRERLGDARQAIVGFAAEVDPATLAEIVALRASAAEQARSPAGLSALAAGDREDELGQRLEDAGVARAWELAPALVAAGVEDDWIDRLVSVAGAQLEPVLGWMAATLEIDSLVEELSAASSRITTLVGAMKTYSRVDKSAMEKIDIHDGIESTLVILQHRLKGGVEVVRDYDRDMPKVQAYSGELNQVWINLIDNAIDATDGKGTLTIRTAREADRVLVEIGDDGPGIPTELQRRVFEPFVTTKDVGKGTGLGLDISYRIVVRRHHGDLSVTSSPGDTRFQVRLPVRPPENRSKK; encoded by the coding sequence GAGGTGTTCCACGAGGGAGAGCCGGCCGAGATGTTCCTCGTGCTCCTCGACGGCCAGATCCAGATGCTCAAGCGCATCACCGGTGAGGACGTGGTGATGAACACGACCGACCACCACGGCGCTTACGCGGGGGCCATCCGGGCCTTCGTGGAGAGCGCCGACGAGAAGGTCTACGTCAACACCCTCCGGACGCTCACGCCGGTTCGGTTCTTCCGGCTGCGGGCGGACGATTTCGCCTACGTCCTCAAGACCTGGTTCCCGATGGCCGTGCACCTGCTCGACGGGATGTTTCTCGGGCTGACCAACGTCGAGAACATCGTCGGCCAGCGCGAGAAGCTCGTGGCCCTCGGATCGCTGTCCGCCGGCTTGGCCCACGAGCTGAACAACCCGGCAGCGGCCGAGGTACGAGCGGCGCAGGCGCTGCGCGAGCGGCTGGGTGACGCCCGACAGGCGATCGTGGGCTTCGCCGCCGAGGTCGACCCGGCGACGCTGGCCGAGATCGTGGCCCTCAGGGCGTCGGCCGCAGAGCAGGCACGGTCCCCCGCGGGCCTGTCAGCACTCGCGGCCGGCGATCGGGAGGACGAGCTCGGGCAGCGCCTCGAGGACGCGGGGGTCGCCCGAGCGTGGGAGCTGGCACCGGCCCTCGTGGCCGCCGGCGTCGAGGACGACTGGATCGACCGGCTCGTGTCCGTGGCCGGCGCCCAGCTCGAGCCTGTGCTCGGATGGATGGCTGCCACCCTGGAGATCGACAGCCTGGTCGAGGAGCTGTCGGCGGCTTCGAGCCGCATCACGACACTGGTCGGGGCCATGAAGACCTACAGCCGGGTCGACAAATCCGCCATGGAGAAGATCGACATCCACGACGGGATCGAGAGCACCCTGGTGATACTCCAGCACCGGCTCAAGGGAGGCGTGGAGGTCGTTCGCGACTACGACCGCGACATGCCCAAAGTGCAGGCCTACAGCGGCGAGCTCAATCAGGTGTGGATCAACCTCATCGACAACGCCATCGACGCCACTGACGGCAAGGGCACGTTGACCATCCGCACGGCACGCGAGGCCGATCGGGTGCTGGTCGAGATAGGCGATGACGGCCCCGGCATCCCTACCGAGCTCCAGCGCCGGGTGTTCGAGCCCTTCGTCACCACCAAGGACGTGGGCAAGGGCACGGGTCTCGGGTTGGACATCAGCTACCGCATCGT